A part of Miscanthus floridulus cultivar M001 chromosome 6, ASM1932011v1, whole genome shotgun sequence genomic DNA contains:
- the LOC136458322 gene encoding probable pectinesterase 67: MAQTPCLLTFLLAAAAVLTWAPGGALGKSKLAKKSDDIVNGPLLTENIKAKRTLIVGPDEEFKTVQSAIDAVPAGNAEWIIVHLRSGLHRGKVVIPENKPFIFVRGNGKGRTSISHESSSSDNAESAAFTVNADNVVVFGVSFRNSARVGLVNDPEIRSVAAMVAGDKVAFYHCAFYSPHHTLFDSAGRHYYESCYIQGNIDFIFGNGQSMFQCPEIFVKPDQRTEIRGSITAQVREEEDSSGFVFLKGKVYGVGEVYLGRVSAPDSRVIFSDTYLSKTVNPAGWTTIGYTGSTDKVMLAEFNCTGPGADASNRVPWSRRFSQNDAAKYLTIDFINGKDWLPAYYY; encoded by the exons ATGGCCCAGACGCCGTGCCTCCTCACCTTCCTTCTCGCCGCTGCCGCGGTGCTCACGTGGGCGCCCGGCGGCGCGCTGGGCAAGTCGAAGCTCGCCAAGAAAAGCGATGACATCGTGAATGGGCCCCTGCTGACGGAGAATATCAAGGCGAAGCGGACGCTGATCGTTGGCCCCGACGAGGAGTTCAAGACGGTGCAGTCCGCCATCGACGCCGTGCCCGCCGGGAACGCCGAGTGGATCATCGTCCACCTCCGCTCTGGCCTGCACAG GGGCAAAGTTGTGATACCGGAGAACAAGCCCTTCATCTTCGTGAGGGGTAACGGCAAAGGCCGGACCTCCATCTCCCACGAGTCCTCCTCTTCCGACAACGCTGAGTCCGCCGCGTTCACCGTCAACGCGGACAACGTCGTCGTCTTCGGCGTCAGCTTCAGG AACAGCGCCCGCGTCGGCCTGGTGAACGACCCGGAGATCCGGTCGGTGGCGGCGATGGTGGCCGGCGACAAGGTGGCCTTCTACCACTGCGCGTTCTACAGCCCCCACCACACCCTCTTCGACAGCGCCGGGCGCCACTACTACGAGAGCTGCTACATCCAGGGCAACATCGACTTCATCTTCGGCAACGGGCAGTCCATGTTCCAGTGCCCGGAGATCTTTGTGAAGCCTGACCAGCGGACGGAGATCCGCGGCTCCATCACCGCGCAAGTACGGGAGGAGGAGGACAGCAGCGGCTTCGTCTTCCTCAAGGGCAAGGTGTACGGCGTCGGCGAGGTGTACCTGGGCCGCGTCAGCGCGCCCGACTCGCGCGTCATCTTCTCCGACACCTACCTGTCCAAGACCGTCAACCCGGCCGGCTGGACCACCATAGGCTACACCGGCAGCACCGA CAAGGTGATGCTCGCGGAGTTCAACTGCACTGGACCGGGCGCTGACGCTTCGAATCGCGTGCCATGGTCGCGGCGGTTCTCTCAGAACGACGCGGCCAAGTACCTCACCATTGACTTCATCAACGGCAAGGACTGGCTGCCGGCGTACTACTACTGA